A segment of the Williamwhitmania sp. genome:
AGATTATTGAGCAATGGGGTTGGGGAATTTGTTGTGAGAGGCAAGCGTGTTCCAATTATTGGAAATATTTGCATGGACCTCTGCATGGTTGACATCACCGATGTTAATGCAGAGGAGGGGGATGAGGTTCTTGTGTTTGGAGAAAATCCTTCAATTGTGGAGATTTCTGAAAAGTTGAGAACCATTCCCTACGAGGTGTTAACGGGCATTTCAAGAAGAGTAAAGAGAGTTTACTTTCAGGAGTAATTCCATTGAAGTGATAAATACATACGCAAATATGATAAAGCTTTCGGTTGTCATCATCACATTTAACGAGGAGAAGAACCTTGACCGATGTCTGAAGTCAGTGCTCGATATTGCTGATGATATTGTGGTGGTTGATTCCTTTTCGAAGGATAGAACTAAGGAGATTGCCCTTTCGTATGGAGCAAGGTTTATAGAGCATGCATTTGAGGGCCATATTGAGCAAAAGAACTGGGCTATAACCCAGGCGCAAAATCCTTATGTTCTCTCTCTCGATGCCGATGAGGTGCTCTCCGATGAGTTGAAGGCCTCAATAATGAAGGTTAAGGAGTCATGGGAGCACGATGGCTACGAAATGAACCGGTTGACTAACTACTGTGGAAAGTGGATTCGCCATGGCGGCTGGTATCCAGACGTTAAGCTTCGACTCTGGGATAGCCGCAAGGGCAGCTGGGGCGGGGTAAATCCACACGACAGGTATGAAATGGAAAAGGATGCAAAGATTGCCCACATCAATGGTGACCTGCTTCACTACTCATACTACACCTTTGAAGACCATATAAAGCAGGTAAACAAGTTTACCGACATTGCCGCAAACATGCTTCTGAAGGCGGGGAAGAGTCCAAGCCATTTTAAGATTTTCTTGGGCCCAAAATTCAAATTCTTCCGCGATTACATTCTGAAGCTAGGTTTTCTTGACGGCTACTATGGATACACCATTGCCAAGATATCGGCACACGCAAATTTCTTGAAGTATGCCAAGCATAAGCAGATGTATTTAGCAAAGAGAGACGCAGATGCAAAAGGTTGAACGAGTTCTGATAAGCCGTACTGATAATCTTGGAGATGTTATTCTTACGCTTCCACTTGCCGGATATATTAAGAGTAAGTGGCCAAGCGCTGAGGTTTTCTTTCTTGGAAAAGCTTATACTAAGCCATTGATAGATGCCTGCATCCATGTGGATAGATTTCTCGACTGGGACGCGCTTGCCAGCCTATCCGAAGACGAAGCAATTTCTACGCTCAAGCAGCTCCGTATTTCCACGGTTGTGCATGTCTTTCCCAACAAGGCATTTGCATGGCTCTGCAAGAGAGCAAGTATTCCCATGCGGATTGGAACCACAAATCGGATTTTTCACTGGAGTAGCTGCAATAAGCTGGTAAAGTTATCGCGCAAAAATTCTCCTTTTCATGAATCGGAGCTGAACTTTGCGTTACTAAAGCCCATTTTCCCCAACGCTACTTTTCCCTCAAAGGAGGAAATTGCTACGCTTTATGGCTTTAGTAGGGTGGAGCCGCTGGAGAAACGCTTTGCTTCCTTGATAAACGACCATAAGGTAAACGTTATTCTTCATCCTAAATCGAAGGGAAGCGCAAGGGAGTGGGGCTTGGATAATTACCAACGGTTAATTGACCTGTTGGGAAGCGAAAAGTATAACGTTTTTGTCACTGGCACTGAGGCAGAGGGAGAGGGAGAGCTGCTGCGGGATAGACTGATTAAGCCCAATCCAGCTGTTGTAGACCTCACTGGGAGAATGAGCCTTTCGCAGCTAATTAGCTTTATTGAAAGTGCTGATGCCTTGGTGGCCTGCAGTACCGGTCCGCTACACATTGCTTCGGCCTTGGGTAAGTTGACCATTGGCCTTTTCCCCCCAATCCGACCAATGCATCCGGGGCGATGGGCTCCAATTGGCGCTCAAGCAAAAGTGCTAGTAAAAGGCGATGAGTGCTCCGATTGCCGGAAAACGATGCACTGCCACTGCATTACTGAGATTCAACCGGAAGAGGTTGCGGTGCTATTGACTGGATTCAAAAAAAAGGAGTAGCTAGCATCCACATTTTGTTGATTTATGCTCAGCATGAATCTGGGGAAATAATTTTCGACCGTTTTGGCCACTTCATCTCAACTTTTTTCGAGGATTAAAATACCGTTAGAATGGAATTTTACCTTGTAATCACCAAGTATATCTCCTACACTACTATTTCGAAATAAGTCGTGGTCCCAAAACCTATCGGTGTTCGTGTTGTAGTCGTTAACTACATACTTGTAGTTATTTTGTGAGCAGAAGAGTAGGAACTTCTCCGGATTGTATTTTTCTGAGTCTTTACCAGAGATTAAACAGTAGTGGTAGTAGGATAGCATACCAACGATTTTGCTATTCTCAATGGTTCCAAAAATGGTACACTCAGGACCGATTATTGTTGCATT
Coding sequences within it:
- a CDS encoding glycosyltransferase family 9 protein → MQKVERVLISRTDNLGDVILTLPLAGYIKSKWPSAEVFFLGKAYTKPLIDACIHVDRFLDWDALASLSEDEAISTLKQLRISTVVHVFPNKAFAWLCKRASIPMRIGTTNRIFHWSSCNKLVKLSRKNSPFHESELNFALLKPIFPNATFPSKEEIATLYGFSRVEPLEKRFASLINDHKVNVILHPKSKGSAREWGLDNYQRLIDLLGSEKYNVFVTGTEAEGEGELLRDRLIKPNPAVVDLTGRMSLSQLISFIESADALVACSTGPLHIASALGKLTIGLFPPIRPMHPGRWAPIGAQAKVLVKGDECSDCRKTMHCHCITEIQPEEVAVLLTGFKKKE
- a CDS encoding glycosyltransferase family 2 protein, whose amino-acid sequence is MIKLSVVIITFNEEKNLDRCLKSVLDIADDIVVVDSFSKDRTKEIALSYGARFIEHAFEGHIEQKNWAITQAQNPYVLSLDADEVLSDELKASIMKVKESWEHDGYEMNRLTNYCGKWIRHGGWYPDVKLRLWDSRKGSWGGVNPHDRYEMEKDAKIAHINGDLLHYSYYTFEDHIKQVNKFTDIAANMLLKAGKSPSHFKIFLGPKFKFFRDYILKLGFLDGYYGYTIAKISAHANFLKYAKHKQMYLAKRDADAKG